In Marinobacter sp. es.048, the following proteins share a genomic window:
- a CDS encoding FimV/HubP family polar landmark protein, protein MKVRKLAVALALAGGLGSGVAQALGLGEIELQSYLNEPLDAEIVLRQSSGVNPADVFVNIASEQAYERVGLDRNQFLSKLRFQVVTGNDGSLIVNVSSREPLREPYLNFLLELTWPSGRLMREYAVLVDPPVYAEESGVQEQVSTPTVSTTQTANQPTTSRSAESVRRQAQAERSLSTGYQADTFGPTGASDTLWTIASRMRPDSSVSMQQVMLAIQDLNPNAFMGNNINRLKRGEVLRVPSLDQIQSRTRAEATRLVAQQNQEFQSPQRTVDATAEQQPPTAPRQQADAGGDELKLVVSEDTGSESSESGSAGGDSELPGGVDAGTAVAMEELESARRENDELNSRVEDLQDQVQTLQRLLELKNTQLAEMQQTTGDETAEQTAPVEGEGADLTAEDAVAPEATAAVEEAAEGEAPVAVDADMTEAEPEPTEGSAESTDMAESEAMVDETEGMADSVQAADDQGVAEAGEASEETGMADAEEPSGSDAAETGEETVAAAPASSEPGQAEQPAPKAAPQAPAADKGFPGNVIDAITGNPMYQIALGGGLILLLLLLLLLARRNANREKAFYDQLNKETDEETDSFDLSLDEEDQQAVPGDALMEADSYIAYGQHDQAAQTLETAISREPSRSDLRLKLLGVYADTQDRESFEKQFGEIEALEDEEALTSANELRTRLEEAESMPSIDDLESQLRSDSFATSFDSEEAAEEPAGKQEKPESEELLADQFDAEQEEPRENEFGDFDSDLSETDLSDFELDEFEEQEATKSSEGEVAEGDKEESRDDMIEYDLSGLELESDEEKAATEDGSELEESGGWDLSSEFEEDSEESAVVEQKLDESEDDLSLDLEEDDLAEGDLEDERATAEPEAASEELAEPDAEADIDSLDESFLDELDAELDKVAGEEDELGGSEIEESSLDDLELDVSDEDLALMEEFSDSADSANTDESEEASLDEELGLEDTLGEGDAAEAEPEQAVEGAEELEQQGITDELEEPEAPVSEEASADEDLDLPVASDEVSEGSGKSQVADIEESELGDEDDFDFLAGTDEAATKLDLARAYIEMGDSDGARDILEEVALEGNEDQKAEAQDLLKNLS, encoded by the coding sequence ATGAAGGTACGCAAGCTTGCGGTTGCCCTGGCTCTGGCGGGAGGGCTCGGATCCGGCGTCGCACAGGCCCTTGGGCTGGGTGAAATTGAACTTCAGTCCTATCTGAATGAGCCACTGGACGCAGAGATCGTTTTGCGCCAGAGCAGTGGTGTCAATCCAGCGGACGTGTTCGTGAATATTGCGTCGGAACAGGCGTATGAGCGGGTGGGGCTGGATCGCAACCAGTTTCTCAGCAAGCTCAGGTTCCAGGTGGTCACCGGCAACGACGGCAGTCTCATTGTCAATGTTTCCTCGCGCGAACCACTGAGGGAGCCGTACCTCAACTTCCTGCTCGAGTTGACCTGGCCAAGCGGCCGCCTAATGCGGGAATACGCTGTACTTGTGGATCCGCCCGTATACGCGGAAGAGTCTGGCGTGCAGGAACAGGTCAGCACTCCAACAGTCTCCACCACTCAGACAGCCAATCAGCCGACCACCAGTCGCAGTGCCGAGTCCGTTCGTCGGCAGGCTCAGGCTGAGCGGTCCCTCAGCACCGGATATCAGGCCGACACCTTTGGGCCCACCGGAGCTTCAGACACTCTGTGGACGATTGCATCCCGGATGCGTCCTGATAGCAGTGTCTCCATGCAGCAGGTCATGCTGGCAATTCAGGACCTGAACCCCAACGCCTTCATGGGTAACAACATTAACCGGCTGAAGCGGGGAGAAGTTCTGCGCGTTCCGTCTCTGGATCAGATCCAGAGTCGTACTCGTGCTGAGGCTACCCGTCTGGTTGCCCAACAGAATCAGGAATTCCAGTCGCCGCAGCGTACCGTGGATGCAACCGCCGAGCAGCAGCCACCAACCGCGCCCCGGCAACAGGCTGATGCCGGAGGTGATGAGCTGAAGCTTGTAGTCTCCGAGGATACAGGTAGTGAATCCAGCGAAAGTGGCTCTGCGGGAGGCGACAGCGAACTCCCGGGCGGCGTTGATGCAGGCACAGCCGTCGCGATGGAAGAGCTTGAAAGCGCCCGTCGCGAAAACGATGAGCTGAACAGTCGCGTGGAAGATCTGCAGGATCAGGTGCAGACTCTACAGCGCCTGCTTGAGCTCAAGAATACTCAGCTTGCTGAAATGCAGCAGACAACCGGTGATGAAACGGCAGAGCAGACTGCACCTGTTGAAGGCGAAGGTGCGGATTTGACAGCTGAAGACGCTGTGGCTCCGGAAGCAACTGCGGCAGTCGAAGAAGCTGCTGAAGGTGAAGCTCCCGTAGCTGTTGATGCCGACATGACGGAGGCTGAGCCGGAACCGACTGAAGGTTCAGCCGAATCTACCGATATGGCCGAATCTGAGGCCATGGTCGATGAAACTGAGGGAATGGCTGATTCCGTCCAGGCAGCTGATGATCAGGGTGTTGCTGAAGCCGGTGAGGCGTCAGAAGAAACAGGCATGGCAGATGCGGAAGAGCCGTCCGGTTCAGACGCTGCCGAAACCGGTGAGGAGACCGTTGCAGCGGCGCCAGCTTCATCAGAACCCGGTCAGGCCGAGCAACCTGCTCCCAAAGCGGCGCCTCAGGCACCTGCGGCGGATAAAGGTTTCCCCGGTAACGTTATTGATGCCATTACCGGTAATCCGATGTATCAGATTGCCCTCGGTGGTGGTCTGATTCTTCTCCTTTTGCTTCTTTTGCTGCTAGCGCGTCGCAATGCCAATCGCGAAAAGGCGTTCTATGATCAGCTGAACAAAGAAACCGACGAAGAGACGGATTCCTTTGATCTAAGCCTGGATGAAGAAGATCAGCAGGCAGTCCCTGGTGACGCCCTGATGGAGGCTGACTCATACATTGCTTACGGTCAGCATGATCAGGCCGCGCAAACACTGGAAACCGCAATTTCCCGTGAGCCCAGTCGCTCCGATCTGCGCCTGAAGCTGCTCGGTGTGTACGCGGATACTCAGGATCGCGAATCCTTCGAGAAGCAGTTTGGTGAAATCGAGGCTCTGGAAGACGAAGAGGCGCTGACATCGGCCAACGAGCTGCGCACGCGCCTGGAAGAGGCGGAGTCGATGCCAAGCATCGATGATCTCGAATCACAATTGCGTTCAGACTCTTTTGCAACTTCCTTCGACTCCGAAGAAGCGGCTGAGGAGCCAGCCGGAAAGCAGGAGAAACCGGAATCTGAGGAGCTTCTGGCCGATCAGTTCGATGCCGAGCAGGAAGAGCCCAGGGAGAATGAGTTCGGAGACTTCGACTCGGATCTGTCAGAGACTGATCTGTCCGATTTCGAGCTTGATGAATTTGAAGAGCAGGAGGCCACGAAATCTTCCGAAGGTGAAGTTGCTGAGGGCGATAAGGAAGAAAGTCGGGACGACATGATCGAGTATGATCTGTCGGGCCTTGAGCTTGAATCTGATGAAGAAAAGGCTGCGACCGAAGATGGCTCGGAACTGGAAGAGTCCGGGGGCTGGGACCTGTCTTCGGAGTTTGAAGAAGACTCTGAAGAATCAGCTGTTGTAGAACAAAAGCTGGACGAGTCCGAAGATGACCTGAGCCTTGATCTGGAAGAGGATGATCTTGCTGAAGGTGATCTGGAAGACGAGCGGGCAACGGCTGAGCCAGAAGCGGCGTCTGAAGAGCTCGCAGAGCCGGATGCCGAAGCGGACATCGATTCCCTGGATGAGTCTTTCCTGGATGAGCTCGATGCCGAGTTGGACAAGGTCGCCGGCGAAGAAGATGAGCTGGGCGGTAGTGAGATTGAAGAGTCCTCGCTGGACGATCTGGAGCTTGATGTCTCTGATGAAGATCTGGCACTGATGGAGGAGTTTTCGGACTCTGCCGATTCAGCGAATACTGATGAGAGCGAAGAAGCGTCGCTTGACGAGGAGCTTGGTCTTGAGGACACGCTTGGTGAGGGCGATGCGGCAGAAGCTGAGCCCGAGCAAGCTGTCGAAGGTGCCGAGGAGCTCGAGCAGCAAGGAATCACCGACGAACTGGAGGAGCCGGAAGCGCCTGTTAGTGAGGAGGCATCGGCCGACGAGGATCTGGATCTGCCAGTGGCCTCTGACGAGGTTTCCGAAGGATCAGGTAAGTCACAGGTCGCTGATATTGAAGAAAGTGAACTGGGTGACGAAGACGACTTCGACTTCCTCGCAGGAACTGATGAAGCGGCTACCAAGCTCGATCTTGCGCGTGCTTACATCGAGATGGGTGACTCTGACGGAGCTCGCGATATCCTCGAGGAAGTCGCACTGGAAGGAAACGAAGATCAGAAAGCGGAGGCCCAAGACCTCCTTAAAAATCTGTCCTGA
- the truA gene encoding tRNA pseudouridine(38-40) synthase TruA, with the protein MFLEAQQLTTDNAVGEGRVALAFEYDGRSFHGWQLQKSGVRSVEAELTRAVAKVADHPVDLVCAGRTDAGVHASYQIAHFDTPSVRNLRSWVMGINTALPEDISVHWAGNGIGDFHARFSATYRRYRYIIYNHPVRPGIQRGQVSWTFRPLDAECMHQAAQVLAGEHDFSSFRAAGCQSRTPIRFLERIAVTRKREFVVIDVQANAFLHHMVRNIAGALMAVGSGKQRPEWIREILVARDRTAAGVTAPPHGLYLVDVGYPAELGIPAAECGPGFLRPWFSRAENSPVTPTHIHFKQRV; encoded by the coding sequence TTGTTTCTCGAAGCCCAGCAACTCACCACAGATAATGCCGTAGGGGAAGGCCGCGTTGCGCTAGCCTTTGAATATGATGGTCGCAGTTTCCATGGTTGGCAGCTGCAGAAATCCGGTGTTCGCTCTGTAGAAGCGGAACTGACCAGAGCGGTGGCAAAGGTTGCCGATCATCCGGTTGATCTGGTGTGCGCTGGGCGCACCGATGCCGGCGTTCATGCCAGTTATCAGATTGCTCACTTCGACACCCCGTCTGTTCGCAATCTTCGCTCCTGGGTCATGGGTATCAATACTGCCTTACCCGAAGACATTTCAGTGCACTGGGCCGGGAATGGTATCGGCGATTTTCACGCCCGATTTTCCGCAACTTACCGGCGTTACCGTTACATCATCTATAACCACCCCGTGCGCCCCGGTATTCAAAGAGGCCAGGTAAGCTGGACCTTCCGCCCACTGGATGCCGAATGCATGCACCAGGCGGCCCAGGTATTGGCCGGAGAGCACGATTTTTCCTCGTTTCGTGCTGCTGGCTGCCAGTCCCGAACACCCATTCGGTTTCTCGAGCGGATTGCGGTAACCCGGAAGCGGGAATTTGTCGTAATAGACGTGCAGGCCAATGCGTTTTTGCATCACATGGTCCGGAATATTGCCGGAGCGCTGATGGCGGTTGGTTCGGGAAAGCAGCGACCGGAATGGATTCGTGAGATACTGGTCGCCCGAGATCGGACAGCTGCAGGTGTAACCGCGCCTCCCCATGGTCTGTATCTGGTCGACGTGGGCTATCCTGCCGAACTTGGGATACCCGCAGCCGAATGTGGCCCAGGTTTTCTGCGGCCATGGTTCAGCAGGGCCGAAAACAGTCCGGTCACACCAACACACATCCATTTCAAACAGCGGGTTTAG
- a CDS encoding phosphoribosylanthranilate isomerase, whose protein sequence is MNARVKICGLTRPEDIDGAVQCGADALGLVFYEPSPRSVSVQQAAELAKRVPAFVSVVGLFVNPTQKDVEAVLQKVSLDLLQFHGDESAGFCAGFGRRWIKAIRVREAGQIEAAFEEFHNASGLLVDAWDPDRYGGTGKSFNWDLIPDHRPLPIILAGGLSSDNVFAAVKQVRPWAVDVSGGVEQDKGIKDIQKISHFIKEVHRVCKTD, encoded by the coding sequence ATGAACGCAAGGGTCAAAATTTGCGGTCTCACCCGTCCCGAGGATATTGACGGGGCCGTTCAATGCGGCGCTGATGCCTTGGGCCTGGTGTTCTATGAACCTAGCCCTCGGTCTGTGTCTGTTCAGCAGGCGGCGGAATTGGCGAAACGCGTTCCGGCATTTGTTTCGGTTGTCGGGTTATTCGTCAACCCCACTCAGAAGGATGTTGAGGCTGTGCTGCAGAAGGTGTCGCTGGACCTTCTCCAGTTTCACGGAGACGAATCCGCCGGCTTTTGTGCCGGGTTTGGGCGCCGCTGGATCAAGGCCATTCGGGTCCGTGAGGCAGGGCAGATTGAAGCCGCCTTTGAGGAGTTCCACAACGCATCCGGCCTGTTGGTAGACGCCTGGGATCCGGACCGGTACGGGGGTACTGGGAAGTCGTTCAACTGGGATCTGATCCCCGATCATCGGCCGCTCCCGATTATATTGGCCGGTGGTTTGTCATCTGATAACGTATTTGCCGCTGTGAAGCAGGTGAGACCCTGGGCTGTGGATGTCAGTGGCGGTGTTGAACAGGACAAAGGCATAAAGGACATCCAGAAAATTTCTCATTTTATTAAAGAGGTTCACCGTGTCTGTAAAACTGACTGA
- the trpB gene encoding tryptophan synthase subunit beta, whose translation MTEEMLSGLPDARGHFGAFGGRFVSETLMDSLMTLEKEYARLKKDPEFQAQFDKELADYVGRPTPLYFAERLSRETGGAQIWLKREDLCHTGAHKVNNTIGQALLASFLGKKRIIAETGAGQHGVATATVCARLGLECHVFMGAEDVQRQSLNVFRMKLLGATVHSVQGGTKTLKDAMNDAMRDWVANVDDTFYIIGTVAGPHPYPLLVRDFQSVIGRETRRQALEKTGKLPDALVACVGGGSNAIGMFYPFLADESVELYGVEAGGLGIETGKHAAPLCAGRPGVLHGNRTYLMEDENGQIAGTHSVSAGLDYPGVGPEHSWLKDIGRAHYVSVTDDEAMEGFRKLTRVEGIMPALETAHAVAYAIKLAATMDKDQTVVINVSGRGDKDINTVAKLEGIEI comes from the coding sequence CTGACTGAAGAAATGCTGAGTGGACTGCCGGACGCACGGGGCCACTTTGGGGCCTTTGGTGGGCGGTTTGTTTCCGAGACTCTGATGGATTCCCTGATGACTCTCGAAAAAGAGTACGCCCGCCTGAAAAAAGATCCGGAATTCCAGGCGCAGTTTGATAAAGAACTGGCGGACTACGTTGGCCGGCCGACGCCTTTGTATTTTGCCGAGCGCCTCAGCCGCGAAACCGGGGGCGCCCAGATCTGGCTGAAGCGTGAAGATCTTTGTCACACTGGCGCTCACAAGGTGAACAACACCATCGGCCAGGCCTTGCTTGCAAGCTTCCTCGGCAAGAAGCGGATTATTGCCGAAACCGGTGCCGGCCAGCACGGTGTGGCCACCGCCACGGTGTGTGCGCGTTTGGGGCTTGAGTGCCATGTGTTCATGGGTGCCGAGGATGTCCAGCGCCAGTCTCTGAACGTGTTCCGTATGAAGCTGCTGGGTGCAACCGTGCATTCTGTCCAGGGCGGCACCAAGACCCTGAAAGATGCCATGAATGACGCTATGCGTGACTGGGTGGCGAATGTCGATGACACCTTCTACATCATCGGTACCGTCGCTGGTCCACACCCCTATCCGCTGCTGGTCCGTGACTTCCAGTCAGTGATCGGACGTGAAACCCGTCGCCAGGCTCTGGAGAAAACCGGAAAGTTGCCGGATGCGCTGGTGGCATGTGTCGGTGGCGGCTCCAACGCCATCGGGATGTTCTACCCGTTCCTGGCTGATGAGTCGGTTGAGCTTTACGGTGTAGAAGCGGGCGGCCTGGGTATTGAAACCGGCAAGCACGCAGCGCCCCTCTGTGCTGGCCGTCCTGGTGTGCTTCATGGTAACCGCACCTACCTGATGGAAGACGAGAATGGCCAGATTGCAGGCACTCATTCGGTCAGTGCCGGCCTCGACTATCCAGGTGTCGGACCCGAGCACAGCTGGTTGAAGGATATTGGCAGGGCGCACTACGTTTCCGTGACTGATGACGAAGCCATGGAAGGATTCCGGAAACTGACCAGGGTAGAGGGCATTATGCCGGCTCTGGAAACCGCTCACGCAGTCGCTTATGCCATCAAACTGGCGGCAACCATGGATAAAGACCAGACTGTCGTTATCAACGTTTCCGGGCGTGGCGACAAGGACATCAACACGGTTGCCAAGCTTGAAGGCATCGAGATCTGA
- the trpA gene encoding tryptophan synthase subunit alpha — translation MSRIEGVLKALKGQGRKALIPYITAGDPHPDVTVDLMHTLVKAGADIIELGVPFSDPMADGPVIQLACERALVHGTSLRQVIAMVKEFRKSDDNTPVVLMGYLNPMEAMGYERFADAAKDAGVDGILTVDLPPEEADEVAPLFTQRDLDAIFLLSPTTTDDRIRAISEHSSGYVYYVSIKGVTGSASINVDEVAAKVGHIHELTALPVGVGFGIRDAETAAAVGRVSDGVIVGSVLVDTIARNQADTDQLKRALTDLLHPMREALDSLAS, via the coding sequence ATGAGCCGAATTGAAGGGGTCCTCAAGGCCCTGAAAGGACAAGGTCGAAAGGCACTTATTCCCTACATAACCGCCGGTGACCCCCATCCCGATGTCACAGTAGACCTGATGCATACGCTTGTGAAAGCAGGCGCCGACATTATTGAACTGGGCGTACCGTTCTCTGATCCGATGGCAGACGGTCCGGTTATCCAGTTGGCCTGCGAACGGGCACTGGTTCATGGCACCTCGCTGCGACAGGTAATAGCGATGGTGAAGGAGTTCCGGAAGTCGGACGATAACACCCCGGTGGTGTTGATGGGCTATCTGAATCCGATGGAAGCCATGGGCTACGAGCGCTTTGCCGACGCTGCAAAGGATGCCGGTGTGGACGGCATCCTGACCGTGGACCTGCCGCCGGAAGAAGCGGATGAAGTTGCGCCGTTATTTACCCAGCGTGATCTCGACGCCATCTTCCTGCTGTCGCCAACGACCACCGATGACCGGATCCGGGCAATCAGTGAGCACTCATCCGGTTATGTGTACTATGTTTCTATCAAGGGTGTAACAGGATCCGCCTCCATTAACGTGGACGAAGTTGCCGCCAAGGTGGGCCATATTCACGAACTGACGGCGCTTCCCGTTGGTGTCGGCTTCGGCATCCGCGATGCGGAAACGGCAGCAGCGGTGGGTCGGGTATCCGATGGTGTAATTGTTGGCAGCGTCCTGGTCGATACAATAGCCAGAAATCAGGCAGATACCGACCAGCTTAAACGGGCATTGACGGATCTGCTCCACCCGATGCGTGAAGCACTGGACAGTCTCGCCTCCTGA
- the accD gene encoding acetyl-CoA carboxylase, carboxyltransferase subunit beta, which translates to MSNWLDKIMPSKIRSDSKQRTGVPEGLWKKCPKCGAFLYKPELEKNLDVCPKCNHHLRVAARRRLDVFLDPEGREEIASELEPWDRLKFKDSKRYKDRLSQAQKGTGEKDALVAMRGTTLGVPLVACSFEFGFLGGSMGQVVGEKFVQAANVALKERIPLVCFSASGGARMQEAILSLMQMSKTAAVLERMKLEGIPYISVMTDPVFGGVSASLAMLGDLNIAEPNALIGFAGPRVIEQTVREKLPEGFQRSEFLLEHGAIDMILHRHQLRERIAHVLAKFTGQERPGTEEPIEFEVSEKPETDAPAE; encoded by the coding sequence ATGAGTAACTGGCTGGACAAGATCATGCCGAGCAAAATTCGCTCGGATTCCAAGCAGAGAACCGGAGTGCCAGAGGGGTTATGGAAGAAGTGCCCCAAATGTGGCGCCTTTCTCTACAAGCCGGAACTTGAGAAAAACCTGGATGTTTGCCCCAAATGCAACCACCACCTGAGGGTTGCGGCCCGCCGTCGTCTGGACGTTTTTCTTGACCCGGAAGGGCGGGAAGAAATTGCCTCTGAGCTCGAGCCTTGGGATCGGCTTAAGTTCAAGGACAGTAAACGCTACAAGGACCGTCTGTCCCAGGCCCAGAAAGGCACTGGTGAGAAAGACGCACTGGTAGCCATGAGAGGCACGACGCTCGGTGTACCTCTGGTTGCCTGTTCTTTTGAGTTTGGCTTCCTCGGCGGCTCCATGGGTCAGGTGGTCGGCGAAAAATTCGTTCAGGCAGCCAATGTTGCCCTCAAGGAGCGAATCCCACTGGTCTGTTTCTCGGCCAGTGGCGGTGCCCGGATGCAGGAAGCCATCCTGTCGCTGATGCAGATGTCGAAAACGGCCGCCGTGCTAGAGCGGATGAAGCTTGAAGGTATTCCCTACATTTCGGTAATGACAGATCCGGTTTTCGGTGGCGTTTCTGCCAGTCTGGCCATGTTGGGTGATCTGAACATTGCCGAGCCGAACGCATTGATTGGCTTCGCTGGTCCCCGGGTCATCGAACAGACCGTTCGTGAAAAGCTGCCGGAAGGCTTCCAGCGCAGTGAATTCCTGCTGGAGCACGGTGCCATCGACATGATTCTCCATCGCCACCAGTTGCGTGAGCGTATTGCGCATGTGCTTGCGAAGTTCACGGGCCAGGAACGTCCCGGAACTGAAGAGCCGATCGAGTTTGAAGTTTCGGAAAAGCCTGAAACCGATGCCCCCGCCGAGTAA
- the folC gene encoding bifunctional tetrahydrofolate synthase/dihydrofolate synthase, which produces MPPPSNRPDQSPASPAAGATVDQWLTYLEAIHPTEIDLGLDRVLVVMRRLFRRKPGVRIITVAGTNGKGSAVAALETLLRAAGRRTGAYTSPHLQRYNERVRLNGEDISDDSLVSAFEAVEAARGNVSLTYFEFGTLAAFVAFADAGLDDWILEVGLGGRLDAVNVLDADFVILTSVDIDHVAFLGDNREAIGFEKAGVLRPGIPAIYADTDPPRSVLQQAAAQKVRMAMFGRDYQLIPESQASPGIPAMVLNYQNQPIRLPAGPLPVKSVAAAVVAVRQLEPDLSVTVIEQVLSGLCVPGRFERLGSCPDIFLDVGHNPHAAGWLAEQLGGLKLPERRVHAVYGALADKDVEGVGRAMIDVVDAWYLASLKVPRGLSGHDLQARLAGASIAHAPAFESVQEALDSALSAAAPNDLVVVFGSFFTVAEGREILLAEESAGS; this is translated from the coding sequence ATGCCCCCGCCGAGTAACCGGCCAGACCAGTCTCCGGCTTCGCCGGCGGCTGGTGCCACTGTCGATCAATGGCTTACCTACCTCGAAGCGATACATCCCACGGAGATAGACCTCGGCCTGGATCGGGTACTTGTGGTTATGCGCCGGTTGTTCCGGCGAAAGCCGGGTGTCCGCATCATCACGGTGGCAGGCACCAATGGCAAGGGCAGCGCTGTAGCGGCGTTAGAGACGCTGCTACGGGCGGCCGGGCGCCGTACCGGGGCATATACCTCCCCCCATCTCCAACGCTATAACGAGCGTGTGCGCCTGAATGGCGAGGATATTTCTGACGACTCGCTGGTAAGTGCGTTCGAAGCCGTTGAGGCCGCCCGTGGCAATGTCTCGCTGACCTATTTTGAATTCGGAACCCTGGCAGCTTTTGTGGCCTTCGCCGACGCAGGTCTCGACGACTGGATCCTTGAAGTTGGTCTTGGTGGGCGTTTGGATGCGGTGAATGTCCTGGACGCGGATTTTGTCATACTGACATCGGTGGACATCGACCACGTTGCTTTCCTCGGCGACAACCGGGAAGCCATCGGTTTTGAGAAGGCAGGGGTCCTCCGGCCTGGTATTCCGGCAATCTACGCGGACACCGACCCACCACGCTCGGTTCTTCAGCAGGCGGCGGCCCAGAAGGTTCGCATGGCTATGTTCGGGCGTGACTATCAGTTAATACCGGAATCACAGGCTTCCCCAGGAATTCCGGCAATGGTGCTGAATTATCAAAATCAGCCGATTCGTTTGCCAGCCGGGCCGTTGCCGGTTAAAAGCGTAGCCGCCGCCGTCGTCGCCGTGCGACAGCTTGAGCCAGACTTATCGGTCACTGTGATTGAGCAGGTGCTTTCAGGTCTGTGCGTGCCCGGGCGATTTGAGCGCCTGGGGTCCTGCCCGGATATTTTCCTGGATGTTGGTCATAACCCCCATGCGGCAGGTTGGTTGGCCGAACAGCTGGGCGGCTTGAAACTGCCCGAACGGCGGGTACACGCAGTTTATGGCGCCTTGGCGGACAAGGACGTGGAAGGTGTTGGCAGGGCCATGATCGATGTGGTTGATGCCTGGTATCTGGCCAGCCTCAAGGTCCCTAGGGGGCTTTCAGGCCATGATTTGCAGGCAAGACTGGCCGGTGCCAGCATCGCTCATGCGCCAGCTTTCGAGTCAGTGCAAGAGGCGCTTGATTCGGCGTTGTCCGCAGCAGCCCCTAACGATCTTGTGGTCGTTTTCGGTTCGTTCTTCACCGTCGCCGAGGGCCGGGAAATTCTGCTCGCTGAAGAATCAGCCGGAAGCTAG
- a CDS encoding SPOR domain-containing protein, producing MDGLKQRIIGALVLVSLAVIFVPMLFDEPHSERTSTTIKIPEEPPFPEVEAPESELAPAPSYGLESSDTTLAAPATEEEGGDSPGYRILEESPGEEATPEVAESFGGGQSATNASQEPATAPTETADQASESSVTETAEYERSLEGAWVVQLGSFGNSDNARRLRDKVREKGYDSHLQEVVRGDTTLTRVFSGPFASKSEAESAKRALDDAFNLNSLVTSGEK from the coding sequence GTGGATGGACTGAAACAGAGAATAATCGGGGCGTTGGTCCTTGTCTCCCTCGCGGTTATCTTTGTTCCCATGCTCTTTGATGAGCCTCATTCCGAACGCACTTCGACGACGATCAAGATTCCGGAAGAGCCGCCTTTCCCTGAAGTGGAAGCACCCGAATCCGAATTGGCGCCTGCGCCGTCTTATGGCCTTGAGTCCAGCGATACCACTCTTGCGGCGCCAGCGACTGAGGAAGAGGGCGGTGATTCTCCCGGGTATCGTATTCTTGAAGAGTCCCCTGGGGAGGAAGCAACGCCTGAAGTGGCAGAATCCTTTGGCGGTGGCCAGTCCGCCACTAACGCGAGTCAAGAGCCGGCCACTGCTCCGACCGAAACTGCAGATCAAGCGTCAGAAAGCTCTGTCACGGAAACCGCTGAATACGAACGGTCCCTGGAAGGTGCCTGGGTCGTTCAACTGGGAAGCTTCGGCAATTCCGATAACGCCCGAAGACTGAGGGATAAGGTCCGTGAGAAGGGTTATGATTCCCATTTGCAGGAAGTAGTCCGCGGCGACACCACGCTGACCCGGGTATTCAGCGGCCCCTTCGCCTCCAAATCCGAAGCCGAATCCGCCAAAAGGGCCCTTGACGACGCCTTTAACCTTAACAGTCTGGTCACATCCGGAGAAAAATAG
- a CDS encoding CvpA family protein — translation MEALIWIDWVIIALITVSTLISLKRGFVREALSLVTWVGAFILARTFHPQMQSLLESTVETPLVRLIAAFAILFFGTLIVGAIINNMIGHLIRATGLSATDRVLGMGFGLLRGVVVVIVAIAFTRYTPLAQDTWWRTSIIIDRLAVVEDWSRRTLGDEFARFLGPAPENAPEPDSVTEQEGVEPASVSR, via the coding sequence ATGGAAGCGCTGATCTGGATTGACTGGGTCATTATCGCCCTGATTACAGTTTCCACGCTCATCAGCCTGAAACGGGGCTTTGTAAGAGAAGCCTTGTCTCTGGTGACCTGGGTGGGCGCATTTATTCTGGCCAGAACCTTCCATCCCCAGATGCAATCCCTGCTGGAAAGCACGGTTGAAACACCTCTGGTCAGGCTCATTGCCGCGTTCGCCATACTTTTCTTCGGAACCCTCATCGTTGGTGCCATCATCAATAACATGATCGGTCATCTGATTCGGGCCACCGGACTGTCGGCTACCGATCGGGTGCTTGGCATGGGGTTCGGGCTTTTGCGCGGTGTGGTGGTGGTGATCGTTGCCATTGCGTTTACCCGTTATACGCCGCTGGCGCAGGATACCTGGTGGCGAACCTCAATCATCATCGATCGCCTGGCCGTGGTGGAAGACTGGTCCAGAAGGACCCTGGGCGATGAATTTGCGCGCTTTCTGGGACCCGCGCCTGAAAACGCGCCGGAACCGGATTCCGTTACAGAGCAGGAAGGCGTGGAACCCGCGTCCGTGTCCCGCTAA